In Topomyia yanbarensis strain Yona2022 chromosome 2, ASM3024719v1, whole genome shotgun sequence, one DNA window encodes the following:
- the LOC131679006 gene encoding trypsin-7-like gives MKVLAVLALCLAAVAAGPEEDLWLRYNKRMPDAYYLAKRIPRQPYKGRVVGGIDVDIEDFPYQLSLRRSGSLSCGASVISNRWALSAAHCTFPLPNVSIITLRGGTNNRLEGGIIFDVDLIVNHPQYNDANLENDVSLLRTVELLEGPNITPIELVPAETYYPGGTRAVVSGWGLTSVPGSLPAILQAVNIPVIDQVTCAAQWPAGWVTDDMLCASEQGRDACNGDSGGPLVTGGRQIGIVSWGTPACQGVTPGVFARVAFPLIRNWIEEVTGV, from the exons ATGAAGGTACTCGCAGTGTTAGCTCTCTGTTTAGCAGCCGTAGCTGCCGGACCCGAGGAAGATCTTTGGTTACGTTACAATAAACGAATGCCCGATGCATACTATTTGGCGAAGCGCATTCCAAGGCAGCCATACAAAGGACGTGTTGTTGGCGGAATTGATGTGGATATCGAAGACTTCCCGTACCAGTTGTCTTTGCGCCGTTCAGGATCTCTATCCTGTGGAGCTTCGGTTATCTCGAATCGTTGGGCACTGTCGGCTGCTCATTGTACTTTCCCGTTACCGAATGTTTCCATT ATTACACTACGTGGAGGAACCAACAATCGTCTAGAAGGAGGCATAATTTTTGACGTTGACCTGATTGTAAACCATCCTCAGTACAACGATGCCAATTTGGAAAATGATGTTTCTCTTCTGCGCACCGTTGAACTTTTGGAAGGACCAAATATCACACCAATCGAATTAGTTCCAGCGGAGACCTATTATCCCGGAGGTACCCGTGCTGTCGTATCTGGTTGGGGTCTTACC AGCGTGCCTGGATCACTACCCGCGATATTACAAGCGGTAAACATTCCGGTTATTGACCAGGTTACCTGTGCAGCACAGTGGCCGGCTGGATGGGTTACCGACGA CATGTTATGCGCAAGTGAACAAGGTCGGGATGCCTGTAACGGTGATAGCGGAGGTCCTCTGGTTACCGGCGGACGCCAGATTGGTATTGTTTCGTGGGGTACCCCTGCCTGTCAAGGAGTTACTCCGGGAGTTTTCGCACGGGTTGCTTTCCCACTGATTCGTAACTGGATAGAAGAGGTCACCGGAGTTTAA
- the LOC131679007 gene encoding trypsin-7-like, whose translation MKIFAVLALYLAAVAAGPEEDLWLRYNKRMPDAYYLSKPVPKSPFTGRIVGGVEVDIEDFPYMLSLRRRSLIACGASVISTRWALSAAHCTYPLPDVSIITLRGGTSNRLQGGVVFDVDLIINHPQYNDANLANDVCVLRTVELMIGLFIAPIGLVPAGTYYPGGTRAVVSGWGLTSVPGPIPTLLQAVNIPVVDQETCAAQWADGQVTEDMLCASEEGRDACSGDSGGPLVTGGRQIGIVSWGTLACRGSSPGVFARVAFPPIRNWIEEVTGV comes from the exons ATGAAGATTTTCGCAGTGTTAGCTCTGTACCTGGCAGCCGTTGCTGCCGGACCCGAAGAGGACCTCTGGTTGCGGTACAACAAACGTATGCCCGATGCATACTACCTATCGAAACCTGTTCCAAAATCGCCATTCACCGGTCGCATAGTAGGAGGAGTTGAAGTCGACATCGAAGACTTCCCGTACATGCTATCTTTGCGCCGACGTAGTTTAATAGCTTGTGGAGCCTCGGTTATCTCAACTCGCTGGGCATTGTCAGCTGCGCATTGCACTTATCCACTACCGGATGTTTCAATT ATTACACTGCGCGGAGGTACCAGCAATCGTCTACAGGGAGGTGTGGTTTTCGATGTTGATCTGATCATTAATCATCCTCAGTACAACGATGCGAATTTGGCGAACGATGTTTGTGTTCTACGAACAGTTGAGCTGATGATCGGACTCTTCATCGCACCAATCGGATTAGTTCCCGCGGGCACCTATTATCCTGGGGGTACTCGAGCAGTTGTATCTGGCTGGGGTCTCACC aGCGTGCCTGGACCAATACCAACGCTATTACAAGCGGTAAACATTCCGGTGGTTGATCAGGAAACTTGCGCAGCACAATGGGCCGATGGACAGGTTACCGAGGA CATGTTATGCGCTAGTGAAGAAGGGCGCGATGCTTGTAGCGGCGACAGTGGAGGTCCGCTGGTTACCGGAGGACGACAAATTGGTATTGTTTCGTGGGGTACACTTGCCTGTCGAGGTTCATCGCCGGGAGTTTTCGCACGGGTTGCTTTCCCGCCGATTCGGAACTGGATAGAAGAGGTTACTGGTGTATAG